Proteins from one Sabethes cyaneus chromosome 2, idSabCyanKW18_F2, whole genome shotgun sequence genomic window:
- the LOC128736249 gene encoding uncharacterized protein LOC128736249 has translation MTHFLVVAATVCCILTFRASAQIGVPNNYICTEDFCDSYRENSECETLKLSCLVQNSTHNGIILPSISPCSCCQTCIENLKLGDDCSVGGLGSPVPTGICGPGLYCMVLEGEEHPTCQPMHQSSKCYTKQKNFDQNREDGTIGNLMQRPACDADGNFEPVVCIPGQTCYCVDEDGNRIFGEAVHTANIQISMRCECARLAAKAQKLLNSRYPILTSRCDSKGSFDQLQCVDDICTCVDMHSGEPTSDRKNITRGLAGLPCFSKRLHDNTTYLRECELMKLSQLQQIHQYEQLGFNVLEFDADICQPDGWYNRIQMNDTHKFCSNKDGTVIEPFVVDKGSAEAASMNCKCARAKKLLLENNSLEVPDCCPNGNYRSLACRRGQCYCVDEDGNQISVEKPAKHKSELDCFNKGCDI, from the exons ATGACACATTTTTTGGTTGTGGCAGCCACCGTGTGCTGTATTTTGACTTTTCGAGCATCAGCACAGATAGGAGTTCCAAACAATTACATCTGCACCGAGGATTTTTGTGAC TCCTACCGTGAAAACTCGGAGTGTGAAACGCTAAAACTTTCCTGCCTGGTACAGAATTCAACCCATAATGGAATAATTTTGCCATCGATAAGTCCATGTTCATGCTGTCAAACTTGCATTGAAAACTTGAAATTAGGTGATGATTGTTCGGTCGGTGGCTTAGGATCACCCGTGCCGACGGGAATCTGCGGCCCGGGACTGTACTGTATGGTGCTCGAAGGAGAGGAACATCCCACTTGTCAGCCTA tgcACCAATCTAGTAAATGCTatacaaaacagaaaaacttcGATCAAAATAGAGAAGATGGAACTATCGGAAATTTAATGCAGCGACCTGCCTGCGATGCGGATGGCAACTTTGAACCAGTTGTTTGTATACCGGGACAAAC CTGTTACTGTGTGGACGAAGATGGCAATAGAATTTTCGGAGAAGCCGTCCATACCGCTAACATTCAAATTTCGATGAGATGTG AGTGTGCTCGTCTTGCAGCCAAAGCCCAGAAGTTGCTGAATTCACGTTACCCAATCCTAACGTCGCGTTGTGATTCGAAAGGATCCTTCGATCAGCTCCAGTGCGTTGACGACATCTGCACCTGCGTGGATATGCACAGCGGGGAACCTACGTCCGATAGAAAAAATATAACCCGAGGACTGGCTGGATTACCATGCT TTAGCAAACGGCTACATGATAACACCACCTATCTTCGAGAATGTGAGTTGATGAAGTTGTCACAACTGCAGCAGATTCATCAGTATGAGCAATTGGGATTCAACGTGCTGGAGTTCGATGCGGATATTTGTCAACCAGATGGATGGTACAATAGAATCCAGATGAATGATACCCA CAAATTCTGTTCAAATAAGGATGGAACAGTTATAGAACCGTTTGTCGTCGATAAGGGCTCAGCGGAAGCTGCCAGTATGAATTGCA AGTGTGCAAGAGCTAAAAAATTGTTGTTGGAAAACAATAGCCTAGAGGTTCCGGATTGTTGCCCCAATGGGAACTACAGATCACTGGCATGTCGCCGGGGACAGTGCTATTGCGTTGATGAGGATGGAAATCAAATAAGTGTAGAGAAGCCAGCTAAACACAAATCTGAGCTGGATTGCTTTAACAAAGGCTGCGATATTTAA